One Acidobacteriota bacterium genomic window, ATCTCGGCATCGACACGGTCAAGCAGGCGGAGATGTTCGCCGCCATCCGCGCGGCCTACGACATCGCGCGAGAGGACAACCTGAAGCTGAGGGACTTCCCGACGCTCGGGCACGTGGTCCAGTTCGTCTACGACCGCAAGCCCGGCCTGGAGGCCGCGAAGGCGGCTCCCCCGCAGGTTCCGGCCGCCCCGGCGCGGGCGGCGGAGGGGGCGCGGGCGCCGGGGGCGCCAGCGGACCCGGTCAGGGACACGGTGCTTCGGATCATCGCCGAAAAGACCGGGTACCCGATCGACATGCTCGACCTGGACCTCGATCTCGAGGCGGACCTCGGCATCGACACGGTCAAGCAGGCGGAGATGTTCGCCGCCATCCGCGCGGCCTACGACATCCCGCGTGAAGACAACCTCAAGCTGAGGGACTTCCCGACGCTCGGGCACGTGATCGGGTTTGCCTACGACCGGCGCCCCGATCTGGCGGCCGGCAGACCGGCCGCCGGGGCGGCGGCTCCGGCCGGGGCGTCCGTTCCGGCCGAGGCGTCCGTTCCGGCCGAGGCGTCGGTTCCGGCCGAGGCGTCGGTTCCGGCGGGAGCGCAGGCGGACCCGGTCAGGGACACGGTGCTTCGGATCATCGCGGAGAAGACGGGCTACCCGATCGACATGCTCGATCTCGACCTCGATCTCGAGGCGGACCTCGGTGTCGACACGGTCAAGCAGGCGGAGATGTTCGCCGCCATCCGGGCCGCCTACGATATCGAGCGCGAGGACAACCTCAAGTTGCGCGAATTCCCGACGCTGGCTCACGTGATCGGTTTCGTCTACGACCGCAAGCCCGGGCTCCGGCAGGGGACGGGGGCGGCGGCCGCCGGCCCGGCGGTCTCCGATTCAACGCCGGTTGCGGGCGCGGGGGCGAAGACGGTCGCGGGGAGCATGGAAGCGGCCAATGCCGTCGCGCGCCGGGTGCCGGTGCCGCAGCTGCGGCCCGCACTCGCACTGTGCAAGCCCACGGGGGTGACGCTCGGCGCCGGGAGCCGGGTGGTCGTCATGCCCGACCAGGGCGGGGTCGCCCGGGCGCTCGTCGCCAGGCTGGAAAAGATGGGGGTCGAGACCCTCGTGATCGAGGGGGCGCCCGGGGCGGAAGAACTCGCCCGGCTGCTTGAACCCTGGGCGGCCGCGGGGCCGGTCCAGGGGGTGTACTGGCTTGCCGCCCTGGACAGCCCGAAATCGATCCGGGAAATGAGCGCCGCGGAATGGAACGAGGCGACGCGCGTCCGGGCCAAGCTCCTGTTTGCCGCCATGAAGGCGCTCTACGCCGGGATCGGCGCCCCGGGGACCTTCCTGGTCACGGCGACGCGTCTCGGGGGGATGCACGGCTACGACGAGGCGGGCGCCTTCGACCCGCTCGGCGGCGCGGTGACGGGGTTTGCCAAGGCCTTCAAGCGGGAGAAGGGGGAGGCGACGGTCAAGGCCGTCGACTTCGAGCCGAGCCGCAAGACGAGCGCGCTGGCCGACCTGCTGATCGAGGAGACCCTCGTCGATCCGGGGGCCGTGGAGATCGGGTACCGGGACGGGAAGCGCTGGACGGTGGGGCTGGCCGAACGCCCCGCCGGGGAAGGGGGGGGGCTCACCCTCGGCAAGGACACCGTGTTCGTGGTATCGGGGGCCGCGGGCAGCATCGTTTCCGCCATCACGGCCGACCTGGCCGCCGCATCGGGCGGGACCTTCTACCTGCTCGACATGACTCCCGAGCCGGATCCGGCCGACGGCGACCTCGCGCGCCTCGAGTCGGACCGGGAAAACCTGAAACGCGACATCTTCGAGCGCCTCAAGGCCAGGGGGGAACGGGCCACCCCGGTGACGGTCGACCGTGAAATGGCGGCGATCGAGCGCCGCGCGGCGGCGCTCGACGCCATCCGGGCGGTCCGGGCCGCCGGGGGCCAGGCCCACTACCGGAGCCTCAACCTGATGGACGGGGAGGCGGTCGGGCGGGTGATGGGCGAAATCCGCGAACGCCACGGCCGGGTCGACGTCCTCCTGCACGCGGCGGGGCTCGAGATCAGCCGCGCCATCCCGGACAAGGCCCAGGAGGAATTCGACCGGGTCTTCGACGTGAAGGGCGCCGGCTGGTTCCACCTCCTTTCCGGCGTCGGGGAGATGCCGCTCGGGGCGGCCGTGGTCTTCAGTTCCGTGGCCGGAAGGTTCGGGAACGCCGGACAGACCGATTACAGTTCCGCCAACGACCTGCTCTGCAAATGCGTGTCCCATTTCCGCTCTTCGCGCCCCGGTTCGCTGGGGATCGCCATCGACTGGACCGCCTGGAGCGGCATCGGGATGGCGGCGCGGGGGTCGATCCCGGCCATCATGAAGCAGGCGGGGATCGACATGCTGGCGCCGGAAGCCGGAATCCCGGTCGTGCGCCGGGAACTGACCGGCGGAACGCGCGGGGAAGTCGTCATCGGGCAGCGCCTGGGGATCATGGTAGGGGAGTTCGATCCCGAAGGGGGGCTCGATGTCGGCCGCGAAGGGCCGATGGCCCCCCTGCTCGAGGGGCGCGGAATCATGATCGGGGAAGTGAAGGGAATGGGCCTTTACGGCGGGCTGACGGTGGAAACGGAGCTCGATCCCTCGAAACAGCCCTTCCTGTTCGATCACCAGATAGACGGCACCCCGGTTCTTCCGGGCGTCATGGGGGTCGAGGGGATGGCCGAAACGGCGCGCCTCCTCTTCCCCGACCTGTTCATCGGGGGGGTGGAGGACGTCCGGTTCCTGGCCCCGTTCAAGTTCTATCGCAACCAGCCGCGGGCGCTGACGATCAGCGCCCGGTTCGGGATCGACGGCGGGGACGTCGTCGCCGATTGCGCCCTCACCGGCGCGCGGCTGCTTCATGGGCAGGCGGAGCCGGAGATCACCACCCACTTCACCGGGAGGGTGCGGCTGCTCGCCAAGGCCCCCGCCGGGAAGAAAAAGCAGGGGGCGCCCGCCGCGGAGAGCGCCTCGAAAGCCGGGGCCTCGAGCATCTACCGCGTCTATTTCCACGGTCCCGCCTACCAGGTGATCGACAGCGCCTGGAAAGCGGGGGAGGAGGTCGTGGGCCGTTTCGCCGGCTCGCTGCCGCCCAACCACGTGCCGGCGGACCTTCCGCTCCTGGTCGCGCCACGGTTCGTGGAACTCTGCTTCCAGACGGCGAGCCTCGTGGGCCTGGCCGGTGAAGCCCGGCTGGGGCTCCCCTACGGTTTCGAAAAGCTCGAGATCGTCTCCGCGCTTGAAAACGCCCCCGGGGCGGCGTTGCTGGCCGTCGTCCGCCGCGGTCCGGAAGGCGCCTACGACGCCGAGGTGGTCGACGACAAGGGGAAGGTGTACATGCTCCTCCGGGGCTACCGGACGATGGATCTTCCGGACACGGTCGAGGAGGAAGAGCTCCTGCCGATCCGGAAGGCGCTCCATTCGGAAAAGTAGCTCCCGGCGGACTCCGGCAGGGGCGCGCCGCGCCCGCCGGAGTCGCCCCGCGGTCCTATGAAAGAAAGGCTGGGCTGGCTCCTGCAGCATCTGGAGGACGTGCCGGAAGGGGACGACTGGCTCGCCGAGGGGGAGCGCCGCGTGTCGGACGCGCTGCGCTTCGCCAAGCGGCGGCGGGACTGGCGCCTGGGCCGCTGGACGGCCAAGCGGGCGCTGCTCGGGTTTCTCGCGATCCCCGGCCTGGAGCCCGCGTCGCTGGAGGTCCGGGCCGCCGCCGACGGTGCGCCCGAAGCGGTTCGAAACGGCGTGCCGCTGCCGGTGGCGCTCTCGATCAGCCACAGCGGCCCGTGCGGGTTGTGCGCGGTCGCCGCGGCGCCGCTCCTCCTCGGGTGCGACATCGAGAAGCTGGAGGAGCGCGGGGAATCGCTGGTCCGGGACTATTTCACCCCCGGGGAGGCCGCCTACTGCCTCGGGGCTTCGGGGGAAACCGGGATTCTGAGGGCCAACCTGGTCTGGAGCGCCAAGGAGAGCGTGCTGAAGGCGCTGCGCGAAGGGCTGCGGCGGGATACGCGCAGCGTGGAGGTGGTCGCCGGGCCGGAAGCGGACGGCGGGTGCCGGGGCTGGAAGCGCTGGACGGGAAGCTGCCTGGAATCGGGGCGCCGCTTCCACGGATGGTGGCGCGCCCGCGAGGGCTACGTCCTGACGCTCGCGTCGGACCGGGAAACCTTCCCGGAAGAGGAGGCCGCATGACGCCGAAAATCGCCCCCCCTTACCCCGCCTCGGCGATCCGGTTCGCCGCCGAGTACCTCGATTTCGAGCGCGGCATCCGGGTGGGGAACCTCGAGGACAACGAGCGGATCACCCGCATCCTCAAGCTCGCGCTCGAGGCGCGCTACCGGGAGGGGTTCGTGACCGAGCGCTTCGGCAGGGGCGTTTACTGGCAGTGGATCGGTTTTGTTTCCCGCTCCAACCGGAGCGCCAAGACGGTCTCCTCGAAGGTGAGTTTCGGCTGCTCGAAGTTCTTCCTCACCATCGACGGCGGCCTCTTCAAATGCGGGTTTTCGGTGGAACGGGGGATGATCCGGCCGCCCGAGGACAACCCGCAGATCCGCCTCCGGCCGGACTGGGACTGGCACCGGCTGCTCGCGGCGCTCGTGCCGGGGGGGGAGATGCAGCGGCAGCTCGGCCGCCTGGTGCGCCGGGAGGGGTTCCGGATCGACGCCGGGGACTGGGAAAACCGCGTTACCTTCGGCCGGGGGGCGTTTCCCGATATGGACCGGCTCCGCAGGACCCTCGCCGGGGCCGAACCCTCGTCCTGGGCGGGATTTCAGGTATACTACCCGATGTCTCAAAAAGAGGTCGCGGGCAGTTCCGGCGTCGACCTGGTCGAGGCGATGACGGCCGTCTTCGGGGAGGTGACCCCGGCGATGAACCTGTGCATGCAGGTGCCGCTGGTTCCCGCGGCATAACCGGTCCCCCCCCGCGGGGCGGGACGCATAGCGTAAAGGACGGGGCATTGGCGATGAAGGCACGACAATCGGTGGGAGCGGAAGCCGGGGAGGCTCCCGCCATCCTCCTCCTCGAAAACATCCACCCGGTCGCCGCGGAGAGTTTCCGGGCCGGCGGCGCTTTCCGGGTGGAGACGACGGCGGGATCCCCCTCTGAAGACGAACTCCTGGGGAGGCTCGGCGGGGTGCAGGTGCTCGGCATCCGCTCCAAGACGCGGATCACGGACAGGGTGCTCGAAGCGGCGCCGCAGCTGATCGCCGTGGGATGTTTCTGCATCGGGACCGACCAGGTGGATATCGAAGCCGCCACGCGCCGCGGGGTCGCCGTCTTCAACGCCCCGTTCAGCAACACCCGCAGCGTCGCCGAGCTGACCATCGCCGAGGTCGTCATGCTGGCCCGGCGGGCGGCGCAACGCTCGATGGAGCTGCACCTCGGGCGCTGGCAGAAATCGGCCGCCGGCTGCATGGAGGTCCGGCGCAAGACGATCGGCATCGTCGGTTACGGCCACATCGGCCCCCAGGTGGGGCTGCTCGCCGAATCGCTCGGCATGAAGGTGGTGTTTCACGACATCGTCAGGAAGCTGGCGCTCGGCAACGCCCGGCAGGCCGCGGACCTCGACGAACTGCTCGAAGCGGCGGACTTCGTCACGATGCACGTGCCCGACACCGAGCTGACGCGGGGGATGATCGGGCGGGAGCAGCTGGCCCGGATGCGCCCGGGGAGCTACCTGCTCAACCTCAGCCGCGGGTCGGTGGTGGACATCGTCGCGCTCTGCGAGGCGCTCCGGAACGGGCACCTGGCCGGGGCCGCGCTCGACGTGTTCCCCGAGGAACCGAGTTCGAGCCGCGACCCCTTCCGGTCCGACCTCTGCGGGCTGGACAACGTGATTTTGACCCCCCATATTGGCGGGAGCACCGAGGAGGCGCAGCGCAACATCGGCCTGGAGGTTTCCGGGGCGCTCCTCGACTATGTCCAGACCGGCAGCTCCACCGGCTGCGCCAACCTCCCCGAGGTGCAGATGCCCGAGGTCGCCGACAGCCTGCGCGTGCTCAACATCCACAAGGACGTCCCGGGCGTCCTCAGCCGCGTCAACGGCCTGGTGGCGGGGATGGGGGTCAACATCAAGGCCCAGTCCTACCATACCCGGAACGGCATCGGGTACCTGATCATGGACGCCGAGCGCACCCTGTCCCGCGGGATCGCGGGCGAGATCGCGGCGCTCGAGAGCAACATCCGCACCCGCATCCTGAACGGCT contains:
- a CDS encoding 4'-phosphopantetheinyl transferase superfamily protein, which translates into the protein MKERLGWLLQHLEDVPEGDDWLAEGERRVSDALRFAKRRRDWRLGRWTAKRALLGFLAIPGLEPASLEVRAAADGAPEAVRNGVPLPVALSISHSGPCGLCAVAAAPLLLGCDIEKLEERGESLVRDYFTPGEAAYCLGASGETGILRANLVWSAKESVLKALREGLRRDTRSVEVVAGPEADGGCRGWKRWTGSCLESGRRFHGWWRAREGYVLTLASDRETFPEEEAA
- the serA gene encoding phosphoglycerate dehydrogenase translates to MKARQSVGAEAGEAPAILLLENIHPVAAESFRAGGAFRVETTAGSPSEDELLGRLGGVQVLGIRSKTRITDRVLEAAPQLIAVGCFCIGTDQVDIEAATRRGVAVFNAPFSNTRSVAELTIAEVVMLARRAAQRSMELHLGRWQKSAAGCMEVRRKTIGIVGYGHIGPQVGLLAESLGMKVVFHDIVRKLALGNARQAADLDELLEAADFVTMHVPDTELTRGMIGREQLARMRPGSYLLNLSRGSVVDIVALCEALRNGHLAGAALDVFPEEPSSSRDPFRSDLCGLDNVILTPHIGGSTEEAQRNIGLEVSGALLDYVQTGSSTGCANLPEVQMPEVADSLRVLNIHKDVPGVLSRVNGLVAGMGVNIKAQSYHTRNGIGYLIMDAERTLSRGIAGEIAALESNIRTRILNG